The following coding sequences lie in one Panicum virgatum strain AP13 chromosome 6N, P.virgatum_v5, whole genome shotgun sequence genomic window:
- the LOC120679653 gene encoding 60 kDa jasmonate-induced protein-like — protein sequence MAAATGYGDAPTEEELLAYGDLPRHGRDMAEVFAVRVPAAAAAAGGGGGDRSPPCGTIFFYGGNSCSDLIYSREWSVTDEPAAPQPCPCDSEGNLVLTGPSVATSAYGPVGFDFQLHDGNHGESSLQADDSGGDDQDDSNTGRVFCDTVSGEFSTYDRVITETVATGYGPADVVYAVLSNAVQGRVAVKLTALPAGGGDGDGAAATGVHGRVIARSKLLDAGCVLFYSERDGGGVPVEPGELVPLARQALAVPLHKPLTIEQNLRGDSGEEIVKGAVQFDPAITGEHVERVVGTSGAEIEVTISWSNYPW from the exons ATGGCGGCAGCCACCGGCTACGGCGACGCCCCGACGGAGGAGGAGCTGCTCGCGTACGGCGACCTGCCCAGGCACGGCCGCGACATGGCGGAGGTTTTTGCCGTGCGCGTCCctgcggctgccgccgccgccggtggaggaggaggagacagGTCCCCGCCTTGCGGCACCATCTTCTTCTACGGCGGCAACTCCTGCAGCGACCTTATCTACAGCCGGGAGTGGAGCGTGACCGACGAGCCCGCCGCCCCGCAACCCTGCCCCTGCGACAGCGAG GGCAACCTCGTGCTGACCGGCCCGTCAGTGGCCACCTCGGCGTACGGTCCAGTCGGCTTCGACTTCCAACTCCACGACGGCAACCACGGCGAGTCCTCCTTGCAGGCCgacgacagcggcggcgacgaccaGGACGACAGCAACACCGGGAGGGTATTCTGCGACACCGTCTCCGGCGAGTTCTCCACCTACGACAGGGTCATAACGGAGACGGTCGCCACCGGGTACGGCCCCGCGGACGTAGTCTACGCCGTCCTCAGCAACGCCGTCCAAGGCCGGGTCGCCGTGAAGCTTACCGCTCTCCCGGCCGGAGGCGGAGACGGCGATGGCGCCGCCGCAACAGGCGTTCACGGGAGGGTCATCGCCCGCAGCAAGCTCTTGGACGCCGGCTGCGTGCTCTTCTACAGCGAGCGCGACGGCGGGGGCGTTCCTGTGGAACCCGGGGAGCTGGTGCCGCTGGCGAGGCAAGCGCTCGCGGTGCCACTTCACAAGCCGCTGACGATCGAGCAGAACCTGCGCGGCGACTCCGGCGAGGAGATTGTCAAAGGTGCCGTCCAGTTCGATCCGGCGATCACCGGAGAGCATGTTGAGCGTGTCGTCGGCACGAGTGGCGCAGAAATCGAAGTTACAATCTCATGGTCAAACTACCCTTGGTAG
- the LOC120679542 gene encoding uncharacterized protein LOC120679542 has product MYVRVESMRLDWYVKPANQAIIRADLYQGLLDTLAVGEADASKAGLRVVLSKDFPGSDRDVQSRFMDAMTLVTRYGKPDFFVTMTCNPYWDEKVVELLPRQTPQDRPDVVARVYHAKLLDLHDFLIKKGHLGTVAAWAHVTEFQKRGLPHEHFLLVMESGSKLKSPDDYDRYISAELPDKKKYP; this is encoded by the exons ATGTATGTCAGAGTTGAGTCAATGCGTCTAGATTGGTACGTGAAGCCAGCAAATCAGGCTATAATTCGTGCAGATTTATATCAG GGTCTTCTTGACACGCTCGCCGTTGGAGAGGCTGATGCTTCGAAGGCTGGGCTCAGGGTTGTTTTGAGTAAGGATTTTCCTGGTAGTGATCGTGATGTGCAAAGTAGGTTCATGGATGCAATGACACTGGTTACACGGTATGGGAAGCCAGATTTCTTCGTAACAATGACATGCAATCCGTATTGGGATGAGAAAGTTGTAGAATTGCTGCCACGGCAGACACCCCAAGATCGACCTGATGTTGTTGCGAGGGTGTATCATGCTAAGTTGTTGGACCTTCATGATTTTTTGATTAAAAAGGGTCACTTGGGCACGGTTGCTGCATGGGCGCATGTAACAGAGTTTCAGAAGAGGGGCCTGCCACATGAGCACTTTCTGCTGGTTATGGAGTCCGGGAGTAAGCTAAAGAGTCCTGATGATTATGATAGATATATTTCAGCTGAACTTCCTGACAAGAAAAAGTATCCTTAG
- the LOC120679469 gene encoding uncharacterized protein LOC120679469 produces the protein MTPIMLSQSHLVVQESRKKERERIRFATMSIEKKTERNTKKREKYNITRSEKIVRTNEGIRQKNNCLPGEQRNVDREDMFDSGLWEPDDPMHGVEEHDLDEQNPVDYGPANTEDDEARVFHHQDFQYEYAVDADIGFRFSDPYDAVYKDLPKKHHVLKKQKAYQFCHAKRFPGEGPAFCCRKGKVNIYIPEIPAELRRLFASQTDRDAKYFRKHIRYFNSHFSFTSFGISIDHNLASARGIGVYCFKAHGQIYHRFDQLVSGGRGPRHM, from the exons ATGACACCG ATAATGTTGTCACAGTCTCACCTGGTAGTGCAAGAAagcaggaaaaaagagagggagcgAATTAGGTTTGCAACCATGTCCATTGAGAAAAAGACTGAAAGGAATaccaaaaaaagagaaaaatataatattacGAGAAGTGAAAAGATAGTCAGAACTAATGAAGGAATACGTCAGAAGAACAATTGTTTGCCAG GTGAACAGAGAAATGTGGATCGAGAGGATATGTTTGACTCAGGCCTATGGGAACCAGATGATCCGATGCATGGAGTTGAAG aACATGATTTAGATGAGCAGAACCCAGTGGATTATGGGCCTGCTAATACAGAGGACGATGAGGCACGCGTATTCCATCACCAGG ATTTCCAGTACGAGTATGCTGTGGATGCTGATATTGGATTTAGATTTTCGGATCCATATGATGCAGTGTACAAGGATCTTCCGAAGAAACACCATGTTCTGAAAAAGCAAAAAGCCTATCAATTTTGCCATGCAAAGAGGTTCCCAGGTGAAGGGCCGGCCTTCTGTTGCAGGAAAGGGAAGGTTAATATATATATTCCAGAGATACCGGCAGAGCTCCGCCGCTTGTTCGCCAGTCAGACTGACAGGGATGCAAAATATTTTAGGAAGCACATTCGGTATTTTAATAGTCACTTCTCATTCACAAGCTTTGGAATTTCCATTGATCATAATCTCGCATCTGCAAGAGGTATTGGTGTCTATTGTTTTAAAGCACACGGTCAGATATATCATAGGTTCGATCAACTTGTTTCTGGTGGGAGAGGGCCTCGCCATATGTAG